TTAACTGGGAGTagataacccaatggtatgagcaTTTGAATGATCCAGTTTTGAGTCATCTGCTCTACCCACACACTTGCCTGTCCACTTGACTTTCTCCCTTGGTTCACCCTTCCCTTCCTTTCCCCTCACCAGGTCCCAttttgccttcatctcctcccactGGTTTCACCTATCACTAATCAGCTTCTACCCAATGCTGCCACTCCAGCCCTGTACTGATATACACTGGCAATCTTTCTTCCCCCTCAGTCTGTTGCAGGGTATTGACCAGAAACATTGACTTGCATCCTTGGCTCCAGAGCTGATCAGCTAAGTTCTTGCAACATTTTTTCTTCCCTCTTGGTCCAGGTGCAGGGCCTTGAAGTGTTGACTTGGATTTTTCTTTGTCTCCATATTGAGTGGCccaagttcttccagcattctttTCTACTAATTTCTCTGTGGCAGTTTCATCAACGCCAACAATAttagttcaagagtgttttattgttatatagaaacatagaaacatagaaattaggtgcaggagtaggccattcggcccttcgagcctgcaccgccattcaatatgatcatggctgatcatccaactcagtatcccgtacctgccttctctccataccctctgatccccttagccacaagggccacatctaactccctcttaaatatagccaatgaactggcctcgactaccatctgtggcagggagttccagagattcaccactctctgtgtgaaaaaagtccttctcatctcggttttaaaggatttcccccttatccttaagctgtgaccccttgtcctggacttccccaacatcgggagcaatcttcctgcatctagcctgtccaaccccttaagaattttataagtttctataagatcccctctcaatctcctaaattctagagagtataaaccaagtctatccagtctttcttcataagacagtcctgacatcccaggaatcagtctggtgaactttctctgcactccctctatggcaataatgtccttcctcagatttggagaccaaaactgtacgcaatactccaggtgtggtctcaccaagaccctgtacaactgcagtagaacctccctgctcctatactcaaatccttttgctatgaaagctaacataccattcgctttcttcactgcctgctgcacctgcatgcccactttcaatgactggtgtaccatgacacccaggtctcgctgcatctccccttttcctagtcagccaccatttagataatagtctgctttcctgtttttgccaccaaaatggataacctcacatttatccacattatactgcatctgccaaacatttgcccactcacccagcctatccaagtcaccttgcagtctcctagcatcctcctcacagctaacactgccccccagcttagtgtcatctgcaaacttggagatattgccttcaattccctcatccagatcattaatatatattgtaaatagctggggtcccagcactgagccttgcggtaccccactagtcactgcctgccattgtgaaaaggacccgtttactcctactctttgcttcctgtttgccagccagttctctatccacatcaatactgaacccctaatgccgtgtgctttaagtttgtaaactaatctcttatgtgggaccttgtcgaaagccttctggaagtccagatacaccacatccactggttctcccctatccacgctactagttacatcctcgaaaaattctataagattcgtcagacatgatttaccttttgtaaatccatgctgactttgtccaatgatttcaccactttccaaatgtgctgctatcccatctttaataacggactctagcagtttccccactaccgatgttagactaactggtctgtaattccccgttttctctctccctcccttcttaaaaagtggggttacgtttgctacccgccaatcctcaggaactactccagaatctaaagagttttgaaagattattactaatgcatccactatttctggagctacttccttaagtactctgggatgcagcctatctggccctggggatttatcggcctttaatccatttaatttacccaacaccacttcccggctaacctggatttcactcaattcctccaactccttgcgcgtcccctgctatttccggcagattatttatgtcttccttagtgaagacggaaccaaagtagttattcaattggtccgccatatccttgttccccatgatcaactcacccgtttctgactgcaagggacctacatttgttttaactaatctctttcttttcacatatcttctttcttttcacatatcttttcacatatgtcccagatagaacgatgaaattcttatttgctgcactacaatatataaacatagtacactgtaaacaatatgataaatgagagaaaaaagttcagtgagtGCATGTACAAATATTCACAAGTACACaagtacacacatactcaaaaaacaactcACTAAATTACTGagatttgaaacatagaaaataggtgcaggaggaggccattcggcccttcgagccagcaccgccattcattgtgatcatggctgattgtccccaatcaataacccgtgcctgccttctccccatatcccttgactccactagcccctagagctctctcttaaatccatccagtgatttggcctccacagccctctgtggcagggaattccataaattcacaattctctgggcgaaaaagttttttctcacctcagtcttaaatgacctcccctttattctaagactgtggcccctggttcttgaagtTGCAAACATTTGATTTAATTGCCAGTAAATTGGAGAGATGAAGAGGGAATGTCAGCTAGAGGGGAGACAGTTGTTCAGTTTGTGGTGTCAACAGTAGAAGATAAAAGGAACATTGGAGCCAAGATGCAGAACACAAGTTGGTGTCGATCTGAAGCAACAGAATGCAAAAGTTACCCACCAGATTATTGAACATCTGTAGAGAGGAGAAACAGAGTCAATGAACAAAGACTGACCCAGCTGGCTGCCCACAACCACACGGGTCAACAGGCCTGGCTCGTCACCATGATGGAGGATCTGGCAGGCTGCTGGCTGCAGGGGGGGAAGGTCGGAAGCCTCCGAGCTCGGCCCTGAAGATCAGAGTGACGAGGAGGAGGGAGCCGGATGTGAGGAGCGGGCCGGTAGGAGCAGGACTGGGATATTAcatccagcaccttcaaggtcggctgcaggaggtgccctggAGAAACAAAGATAGCCGGGCAAGAAGTGGGATATCTGTTCGTGGGCTGAGCCGGTTGAGGGTGATGGAGACCCTGCAGCAACCTGAGGCTTGCCAGGATCAAGGGCATCCAGCACATGGACAGGTCTTTGGATGTTTTTAATGCAAATGGTGTCAATTCAAATGGTGTCAAAAAAATGCATGTGCGAGCTATGCAAAGagcatttcactgtgcagtgcatacgTGTCAATAAAGAACACCATTGATTGGTACAGTACAACAATCTTGTCTGGTTCTCACACAAACAAGAGACTTGTTGCTCCTCTGTGGTTTTGTAACAAAGGAACTCTTATTTAGATGTGCTATTGTTTTGATTTGAGTTGCTTCTCTCAACATGTCCAGCCTTGACAGTAATTATCATCCAATCATGCATCTATCAATTCAAGTAAAAGACCTTGCAGGCTCCGATGTCAACATAAGCCTGTTGCAATAACTAGAAAGATGCAAGAAATGTAACCTTTCAGAAATCCCTACGTGCTCTCTTTGAGAGAAGATTAAATAattgaggctgaagaagggtcatgaccagaaatatcacctgtccaatccctccacaaatgctgcctgatcttctgaTTGAATCGCTTTGTGTTTTACttgagattcctgcatctgcagtttcttgtctagaCTTAATGTAAAATTCAGTACATTCTTGATCCATGCTGTGGTGCTTGTTCACTCTATACCAATGAATCCAATAATACTTGCAAGGTGTTGTTTTCTCAGGTGTGTCTCTGCCCGTGCGTCCCACCTGTTGCACAATGCTCCATCCCAAAGACCATTTCGAGTGTGCAATTGGGAccggagtttgaagaagggcatcATGGCTCTGAGTCTTCAGGATCTACTAGACAAGGTGAAAATCATTTTCTGAATGGTTTTTATTGAAGCTCTGATGTGGACTGTATGCATCCAAATGCTTCTGCCTCCAGTATTCAAGAATCTGGATGGGCACTGTTCACTTCACAAACACATGGCTGGTTGTTCCTATAATCTGGAAATTAGATTTTGTGCTTTAGTATTGGGCCAGCAcaattgcgcagcggtagagatgctaccttaaagcacaagagacctgggtttgatcctgactgagtgctgtctgcatggagtttgtatgttctccccgtgaccatgtgggttttctctgggtgctctagtttcctccaacactccaatacacaaacgggtttgtaggttaattcggctTCGGTGTAAATTTTcaccagtgtgtaggacagtgttggtgtacggggatcactagttggtgtgggctgaagggcctgtttctgcgctgtaattcAAAAATAAACTATTAAAGTACACTTGTAACATTTGAAATTCGTGAttgtaaaatgtggattactATCTGGTTATGTCGATTAACAAATTGACTGAAAGGGATGCtctgtttgtagtttttttggagatggagcatggaaacaagccctttggcacaTCGACCATTGATCGCCTGTTCACTAGTTCTGTTAcgtcacttttacatccactccctacacatggggACAATTAATCTTCAAACACGCATGTctccgggatgtgggaggaaatcggaccacctcatggtcacagggagtacatgaaaactccacacagacagcacccgaggtcaggattgaacctggatctctggtgctgtgaggcagcagttctaccagctgtgctgccaCAAGCCTTGTTTGAGTTTAAGTCTTGTTGATGTGGATGAGGCCGGTGAGGTTGCTTTTACTGCAAATTGAGCTTTTGTAAAATACCTTGTACTAATATGTAGTACTGTAACCCACACCATATGAGGATTTTTGGACTGTGACTAAAGTGTGATGAAGCATGACTCGACAAGAGTTTCCATTATATTCTTGGTAGTGAAGTTAGTGCTGAGTTGTCAATATCATGGCACTGAAATAACTTGGTCGGGGGGATGAGGGTGAATCACTGTCTACTGATCTTTGAAATGCAATATATCAATGTTCACACCTCTCTTTTGATGGAAACCTCAAGGGCAAGTAGAATTTTACAATGTTGAAAAAAAAAGCTGCACTGTGGTCTGCTGAAAACATAACTGGTGACCTGTATCAATGTATTAACTTTAATCTCCATGGAAAGGTTTTTGAAAGTGAGCAACATTTAAGTTTGGTTTCTTATTCAACGAGTACCTTACAACCcatcagtatgaacattgaattcaccaatttaaaGTAATTCccttcttgcccccccccccccccccccccccttcttcctcgcCTATTTCCACTGGCCAGGATTTGTCCTACTCCCCCTTTCATTGCCTGccgcccccattctcccccccccccccccccccccccccccattacaatcGGTCTGTAGGAGGTTCCtgatctgaaaagtcacctgtccatattctccagggatgctatctGCCTGacttgttactccagtactttgtgttttgctcttgtAAACAATCTTCTGCTTTCAGGTCCAAGAATCATTGCACACAACGTCCAGTGTCTCGTTGCTTTTGGAGGAGGATGGTACTTTCATTGAGAGTGAAGAATTCTTTCAGACTGTAATAGATCACACCCTCTTCATGGTCATTGAGAAGGGGCAAAAATGGACACTACCAGAGGTGTGGACACTGACATTACTTATGAATTCTGTTACTGCAAATACATTTGCTTCTAAATGAGCAGGTCTTTAGATGTTAAAATGGCTCTCTGGCCAGTTTGAAAGACactagcagtgactagtgggatgccgcaggctgcagggtgacttggataggttgggtgagtgggcagatgcatggcagatgtaatataatgtggataaatgtgaggttatccactttggtggcaagaacaggattggtgtcagattaggaaagggggatgtgcaacgaggcctgggtgtgcttgtacatcagtcactgaaagtaagcatgcaggtacagcaggcagtgaaaaaagctaattgcatgttggccttcattgcaagaggatttgagtttaggagcaaggaagccctactgcagttgtactgggccctggtgagaccacacctggactattgtgtgcagctttggtctcctaatttgagaagggacatttgtgctattgagggagtgcagcgtaggttcacaaggttaattcctgggatgacgggactgatatatatgaggaaagaatgggatgactgggcttgtattcactggaatttagaaggatgagagggtatcttatagaaacattaaaaattcttaagggattggacaggcgagatgcaggaaaaatgttcctgatgttgggggagtccaaaaccagggatcagtttaagaataaggggtaggccatttcggactgagatgaggaaaaacctcttcacccagacagttatgaatctgtggaattccctgccatagaaggcagtggaggccaactaaagatagacacaaaaagctggagttgctcagcgggccaggcagcatctctggagagaaggaatgggtgatgtttcaggtcgagaccctggatgttttcgagagagagttggatttagctcttgagactaaaggaattgagggatatggtggtggtgggggggaagcaggaacagggtactaattttgaatgagcagccatgatcatattgaatggtggtgctggctcgaagggccaaatggcctactcttgctcctatgtttctatgttaaccttcCATAATCTGTCTCTTGTTTCAAAGTCCTGAGTTCCAAACAGATATTTcctaaattttttaattttttttacaaaagtgTAACCAACAAAATGGTTCTAGAGAAAAATATACATGGAGGAGTTAACATTTTGTGGAGTAAAATTAAAGTTTCTTTTTAAAACAGAATGGTGGCCGTCACCGGGGCTTCCCTGACAAATTGTGCAGAAGAAGAGATGTTGCCAGAATAACCTTTGACCTCTACAAAGAAAGTCCTCAGGATTTCATTGGCTGCCTGAATGTGAAGGTGACCCTCTACGGCTCCTATTCGCTATCGTGTGATGTGCAATGCACAGGAGCAAAGAAAATAATGAGGTAAGAACAGATTTCTGAGCTGGAAAGCATTGGATCACGGAAATTTGTTACTGTTCAAGAACTGGTTTATTTCTTGAATTATTATTGACAATTATGTCACTATCTTTGGGATGATAAATTTAATTGTCCACTGTCAAACCATTCATTCCAACAAAAAAAACTTTGagcaccctttatgggcgactatttgcataccttgggtaagcaagcaaagaatgccactgtgacttgtcacttgtgacaataaagtattcattcaaatTGTGTTCAATCAATGGGCCACGCAAACATTCGAGAAGTACTGACTGTTTATTAACTCTCTGCTGGTGTGATTCATGTTCATGAATGGACATCTTCACGAGAGGTTGCTCAACAGTCTTGGCTTATGCTTTTGGGATGGGACAACTTAGTCCCGATTTGGCTGTAAATACAAACCTCCCCTGATCAATAAAACTATAGTAATCTTAGATACCATTAAGCTTTCTGTTGGCAGTATATTTTCCCCTTTGTTTCACATCCCCTGGCAGTGTGACAGGCCCCAGTACACCACTTCTATCATGCACCCCTAGTACCCAAAAGTATCATTTGCCACTTTTTTAAATTTAACCACCTACTACTTCAATTACCAAGACCTTCTTGCCTGCAACATGCTACCTCTCAAATCAGAGCAAAAATTTCTTGCCTGGCATATCCtaattttagtcgaagccggttgtgatgctagttgaaggtgggtgccggaggttgcaggtagtggaaagtcttaccttcaactacctgcaacctccggcaaccacctgaaaccttcggcaaccaccttcaactagcatcgcaaccggcttagactaaaaaattaccgatttttaaaacggcaacctatttttagttgcggccggttttgaatcttttgaaataatcgccggaacatagaagaagcggaaaccactttcgaccattagggagactgacaaaaacctccgggaactgcatggaaaccttgggtggggcgcaaagtctctagaggtttctgttcaggttacctaagtgggacaggggcattacactctaATTCAGCAGTCATCCATTTCAATTTCACTTCAActttttgctttgtttttgtGTGGTTTCCACATCAATCTTGTCCCTGCATCAACATTCAAGCTGACTTTGTACTTTGTCTTTTCTTGTTGTTAAATGCAAGCTTGACCATCCCATTATTTAGGTTCTAGCCATATCTTCCCCGCCCCTCCCATTACTCCGTATCTCTCTACCTCTTATACTTGCAATTTCTCTGTGTACGATCAATAAACATTCTTCATTTCTGTCCCTTTCCAAAGTCAGAAATATAGCATAAAGGCAGACTCTGTGGCTCGCTGTCCAAATCAAACCCTCATTAACAACACCCCGCTCTAATCCCATGTTCCCCACATTCCCAtaaagatttcccctctatccccagattctaccatccCCTTGCACACCTGGGGCAATATGCAGTGGCTAATTAACCTTAGAAACCACGAGGCTTTTTGAGATGTGGGCAAAGCCCAGAGCATCCACAAGCAACTTGTGCTGTCACAGATCCTGCAAACTCCTTACAAACAGCAACAGTCAGAGTTAAAGTGAGTTGTTGAGCTGAGGGAAATAATTACACCATCGGACAGCCCACGTGGTGGTGATCTCCTTCAATGGACCCTCATCAGCTCTCGTACTTGTATGATTGGGGTATCTCAATCAAACTTCTATTGCAGCCGCAAACATGCTTTTACAGAACTAATCATATCCAACCACCATCTCTTTGCTCCAATGCAAAAAAGCGGCAGAAAAATGGAAATGCAGTGGTGAGAAGTTGTGGTTTCTTCAGCTCAACATTGCAGAAAATTGGTTTAGACAGTGTGATTGTTCTAGTAGAAATTCTCTGTAAAACATTGTTTACTCAATGCTAGatacaaactgttggagtaactcggtaggccaggcagcatctctggagaacatggatcggtgatgtttaggttgggaccgttcttcagactgccagcatctgctgttcctagtTTCTCTTTATTAACACTGTTTTGTTTCCTGCTAGGGAAGCCTTGCGATTGACAATATGCACAATGCAAGCTACAGGACACATTCTACTTGGAACCTCAAGCTACGTCCAACAGCTGTTGGATGAGGAAGAGCGACAGGGGTCGTCTCGAATGAAGGCAACTAGCCTGAATACTCGTAGATTACTTCAATGACATTTTTCATAAACTTGGTTTTGGCATATTTATGAAACTATTGATGCAGACTCTAATCGACATGTGAAATGGCTTTATGGCTCGACTTTGACATTGATTGTAGAAACATGGTCAACCCTGATCACAACTGTACTGGAACAAATTTGTGCTTGCTTTATGTGGCCAAGTGTTTATAGCGGACTAACCGTGCATGGAATGATCAGACTCTCACATCACTG
The sequence above is a segment of the Amblyraja radiata isolate CabotCenter1 chromosome 18, sAmbRad1.1.pri, whole genome shotgun sequence genome. Coding sequences within it:
- the cidec gene encoding cell death activator CIDE-3 isoform X2, which produces MEYAKKSIGFLSSSSISRCVSARASHLLHNAPSQRPFRVCNWDRSLKKGIMALSLQDLLDKVQESLHTTSSVSLLLEEDGTFIESEEFFQTVIDHTLFMVIEKGQKWTLPEGFPDKLCRRRDVARITFDLYKESPQDFIGCLNVKVTLYGSYSLSCDVQCTGAKKIMREALRLTICTMQATGHILLGTSSYVQQLLDEEERQGSSRMKATSLNTRRLLQ
- the cidec gene encoding cell death activator CIDE-3 isoform X1, producing MEYAKKSIGFLSSSSISRCVSARASHLLHNAPSQRPFRVCNWDRSLKKGIMALSLQDLLDKVQESLHTTSSVSLLLEEDGTFIESEEFFQTVIDHTLFMVIEKGQKWTLPENGGRHRGFPDKLCRRRDVARITFDLYKESPQDFIGCLNVKVTLYGSYSLSCDVQCTGAKKIMREALRLTICTMQATGHILLGTSSYVQQLLDEEERQGSSRMKATSLNTRRLLQ